One window of the Lytechinus pictus isolate F3 Inbred chromosome 5, Lp3.0, whole genome shotgun sequence genome contains the following:
- the LOC129261071 gene encoding protein artichoke-like, translated as MDIHWVSSKRRCTLLLTLFFILFIVPVSYGRIEQCPVETECMCLSLRMVNPTVIVRCNRLLIKEFPTMLHKVLVFFAFQTKATTLTHRSFRNATSLGMIKIEDNPITSIEAGCLSLLPNLEILEMAKVNLRDTSELHGLRTVIKLSLSDNFLKNFTTGSLLDVQQLDVLELDGNFINSFTFSHDKLKKLNLSRNNFKMVHKESFKDLSMLDTLDLSKNFITHLTNVVSQSLQSLYVAFNQIEQIDGAMWQDVPALKTLDVSNNQINDLTNISGIPFLENLNASNNLVEDLNSLHASETLRHLNLSHNSIKRLSEMSAFPLLETLRLAENAIEYLDGSALGNSPLLTYLSLEGNKLTELGPLSNNPRLVSLFLQNNKIENIQVGFFTHSVSLKNVDVGSNKLSDIQAFKNMPSLAYLNASENMIREIHVQSLRGCMKLSILDLSKNVLEAFPNFPLLYWPFELYLDFNPIRIFEWNKLQTLISLRRLSLNGTSITYLPPNRRIIPITHISIKNDNGSVQIANDALSSLVSLTSLSIRNAEDVSPQIFTTAHNLKRLELRSGYISEISTDWQFMSLEYIDLSRNQIEKIEIGEVSMARLKNVILTHNLIPNISFVNHIPNIVELNLRHNRIRHIPKDTFRLCSKLTVLDLSYNLIEKIIIGTFDAHRSIRNLYLSYNMLTNFSLAFDEYTESSHVFKSISVVHLDGNRISAIDSMTFKSCQYSLNKLNMSHNPLRFINETTFHSFSGIQSVDFSNTDIQMIPTGLFQSINSFVTPDVMLNNVTCLKGTDSISLSYPEEKIVNRLEMRHNNLTKIPSFNTSTVFELDVSHNELSGDYFGNVSGTRDLKVLDLSNNNIDVLDGDFIHTFSFLKHLNVSRNNLQRSNINLFDSLHDLETIDLTNNKLDGVEMKTTDGLKSNIRINLTGNPIQCNCSLVKFIQHLKQNQGLFGDDLPEGDVECQKPLRLLGEYVADVPPEQFQCKPELNPSKSVAYAATGDQVSLECPLRDLNGVNVTWVNMEEELENGTNIQVSTDDRLLIKQITDTEYGSYQCNATNFEGSALLTVDLHVRINIPTNDTIRNIVGRGATIKPTQSVMIDYQVSMETLAVTDVNHDPGAKRQTSDGEILPSTSSEISEAIHAELSMFCVVFNIMIVFTI; from the coding sequence ATGGACATCCATTGGGTGTCCTCGAAACGACGGTGTACCCTACTACTCACTCTTTTCTTCATCCTTTTCATTGTTCCTGTCAGTTATGGTCGAATTGAACAATGCCCTGTAGAGACGGAATGCATGTGCCTCTCACTTCGCATGGTAAATCCGACTGTCATTGTCCGATGCAATCGCTTGCTCATCAAGGAATTCCCAACCATGCTGCATAAGGTTTTAGTATTCTTTGCTTTCCAGACAAAAGCTACGACATTAACCCATAGATCGTTCCGCAATGCTACTAGCCTTGGTATGATCAAAATCGAAGATAATCCTATCACCAGTATCGAGGCGGGATGCTTGAGTCTTTTACCAAACCTAGAAATTCTTGAAATGGCAAAGGTCAACTTGAGAGATACATCCGAATTGCACGGGCTTCGAACAGTGATAAAACTATCACTAAGTGACAACTTCTTGAAGAATTTTACAACAGGATCCTTACTTGATGTCCAACAACTCGATGTATTGGAACTTGatggaaatttcataaattcattcaCATTTAGTCATGACAAATTGAAAAAGCTGAATCTGAGTCGGAACAACTTCAAGATGGTTCACAAAGAGTCGTTCAAGGACCTGAGCATGTTAGATACGTTGGATCTCTCAAAGAACTTTATTACCCATCTTACCAATGTTGTATCCCAAAGTCTACAGTCACTGTACGTGGCTTTTAACCAGATCGAACAAATAGATGGAGCTATGTGGCAAGATGTTCCAGCATTGAAAACCCTTGATGTGTCCAACAATCAGATCAATGATCTCACAAATATCTCGGGGATTCCCTTTCTAGAGAATCTGAACGCCAGCAACAATCTGGTTGAGGATCTCAACAGCTTACATGCTTCAGAGACACTACGCCACCTAAATCTCAGTCATAATAGCATCAAACGTCTGAGCGAGATGTCCGCCTTCCCCTTGTTGGAAACGCTCCGCTTGGCAGAAAATGCGATAGAATATTTGGACGGCAGTGCTCTTGGAAATAGCCCACTACTGACGTACTTGTCTCTAGAGGGTAATAAGTTAACAGAACTGGGACCTCTTAGCAACAACCCTCGTCTTGTTTCACTCTTTCTCCAAAACAATAAGATAGAGAATATCCAAGTAGGTTTTTTCACTCATTCTGTAAGTCTTAAGAATGTCGATGTAGGGTCTAACAAGCTAAGTGACATACAGGCGTTCAAGAATATGCCATCGTTGGCCTATCTAAATGCATCTGAAAACATGATTcgggaaatacatgtacaaagtctACGAGGCTGTATGAAATTGTCTATACTTGATCTGAGTAAAAACGTTTTAGAGGCATTTCCCAATTTCCCGCTGTTATATTGGCCATTCGAGTTATATTTGGATTTCAACCCTATTCGTATATTCGAGTGGAACAAATTGCAAACTTTGATTTCCTTGCGTCGACTGTCGTTGAACGGAACGTCGATCACTTATTTACCACCTAACAGGCGAATCATCCCCATAACCCATATTTCAATAAAGAATGACAACGGCTCTGTACAAATTGCAAATGACGCTCTGTCTTCTCTTGTTAGTTTGACTAGCTTATCGATACGTAATGCAGAAGATGTGTCTCCACAGATTTTTACGACGGCTCATAATCTTAAAAGGCTGGAACTTCGCTCAGGGTATATATCGGAGATCTCAACTGATTGGCAGTTCATGTCTCTTGAATACATCGATCTCTCAAGGAACCagatagaaaaaatagaaattggCGAGGTATCCATGGCAAGGCTGAAGAATGTGATCCTAACACACAATCTCATCCCCAACATCTCTTTCGTGAATCACATTCCAAATATTGTAGAACTCAACCTACGACATAATCGAATTAGGCATATTCCAAAAGATACATTTAGATTGTGTTCCAAGCTTACCGTGCTTGACTTATCATACAACCTGATCGAGAAGATCATTATCGGAACGTTTGATGCACATCGATCTATCAGGAATCTGTACCTTTCTTACAATATGCTCACTAATTTCTCCCTTGCGTTTGATGAATACACAGAGAGTAGTCATGTGTTTAAGTCTATCAGTGTAGTTCATCTTGATGGGAATCGCATATCTGCGATTGATTCTATGACTTTCAAAAGTTGCCAGTATAGTCTAAACAAACTAAACATGTCTCACAACCCGCTCAGATTTATAAACGAAACAACGTTTCATTCATTCTCTGGCATACAGTCTGTTGATTTCTCAAATACAGATATACAAATGATTCCGACAGGACTATTCCAAAGTATTAACAGCTTTGTGACTCCAGATGTAATGTTGAATAACGTGACCTGTCTAAAGGGCACAGATAGCATAAGTCTGTCTTATCCTGAGGAAAAGATTGTCAATAGACTTGAAATGAGACACAATAATTTAACCAAAATTCCAAGTTTCAATACCAGCACAGTCTTTGAGCTCGATGTATCTCACAACGAATTGTCAGGTGATTATTTCGGAAATGTGAGTGGAACTCGAGATCTGAAGGTGCTGGATTTAAGTAATAACAATATTGATGTACTGGACGGAGATTTCATTCATACCTTCTCATTTCTGAAGCACTTGAATGTAAGCAGGAATAATTTGCAGAGGTCCAATATTAACCTGTTTGACAGTCTGCATGATTTGGAAACGATTGATCTCACCAACAACAAGTTGGATGGTGTTGAGATGAAGACAACGGACGGCCTCAAGTCCAATATCCGAATCAATTTGACCGGGAACCCCATCCAGTGTAATTGCTCTCTGGTAAAATTTATTCAACATTTGAAACAAAATCAGGGACTCTTTGGTGATGATCTCCCAGAAGGTGACGTGGAGTGTCAGAAACCGTTGAGACTTTTGGGAGAATACGTTGCTGACGTGCCTCCAGAGCAATTTCAGTGTAAACCGGAACTAAACCCTTCCAAGTCTGTAGCCTACGCCGCGACCGGAGATCAGGTAAGCTTGGAGTGTCCATTGCGTGATCTCAATGGTGTCAACGTGACATGGGTGAACATGGAAGAAGAGCTCGAGAATGGTACAAATATACAAGTATCTACAGATGACCGACTGCTGATCAAACAAATAACAGACACGGAGTATGGAAGTTATCAGTGCAATGCAACAAACTTTGAAGGTTCGGCACTTTTGACTGTCGACCTTCATGTACGTATCAACATCCCCACCAATGACACCATTCGCAATATCGTTGGCAGAGGGGCAACCATTAAGCCTACCCAAAGCGTCATGATTGATTATCAAGTTAGCATGGAGACATTGGCAGTCACTGATGTCAATCATGATCCTGGAGCTAAAAGGCAAACATCAGACGGGGAAATTCTCCCATCAACGTCTTCAGAGATCTCCGAGGCCATTCACGCAGAATTATCGATGTTTTGTGTCGTGTTCAATATTATGATAGTGTTCACTATATAA